One region of Variovorax sp. J2L1-78 genomic DNA includes:
- a CDS encoding DUF2917 domain-containing protein, with translation MSATLSPSSSLSSLPLPSKATIPPAVRRGAWQIAAGQAMTLKARSESVLRVRQGQLWVTRDATASWGSEDLVLAPGESLVVAAGQKLVMEPWDSFGATYSWDASADAVA, from the coding sequence ATGTCCGCCACCCTCAGCCCCTCGTCCTCGCTTTCCTCTCTGCCGTTGCCGAGCAAGGCCACCATTCCGCCGGCGGTGCGCCGCGGCGCTTGGCAGATCGCCGCCGGGCAGGCGATGACGCTGAAGGCGCGCAGCGAGAGCGTGTTGCGGGTGCGTCAGGGCCAGTTGTGGGTCACCCGCGACGCCACCGCCAGTTGGGGCAGCGAAGACCTGGTGCTGGCACCGGGCGAGTCGCTGGTCGTGGCGGCCGGGCAGAAGCTGGTGATGGAGCCCTGGGACAGCTTCGGGGCGACCTACAGCTGGGATGCCAGCGCCGACGCGGTCGCCTGA
- a CDS encoding 5-formyltetrahydrofolate cyclo-ligase translates to MDKAHDGNAAEGRKETAAFLKAQLRAALIEQRLAMPDRLQRADLLQRVMRIWLVGRPDTVIGAYWPIKGEFDPLPALHRWKEDGELLDEPHRRRIGLPVVNRDHKTLTFHSWYPGCPMENDAYDIPKPKDTELIVPTLLFVPCLGYSAGGYRLGYGGGFYDRTLASLEPRPFTVGLGFTNGFLDDLETEAHDMPLDAILNDNGVVWPVG, encoded by the coding sequence ATGGACAAGGCACACGATGGAAACGCGGCAGAAGGCCGCAAGGAAACGGCTGCTTTTCTGAAGGCTCAGCTGCGGGCAGCGCTCATCGAGCAACGCCTGGCGATGCCCGACCGCCTACAGCGCGCCGATCTTTTGCAGCGCGTCATGCGCATCTGGCTGGTCGGGCGGCCCGACACCGTCATCGGCGCCTACTGGCCGATCAAGGGGGAGTTCGACCCCCTGCCGGCCTTGCACCGCTGGAAGGAGGACGGCGAGCTGCTCGACGAGCCGCATCGCCGCCGCATCGGCCTGCCGGTGGTCAACCGCGACCACAAGACCCTGACCTTCCACTCGTGGTACCCGGGCTGCCCGATGGAGAACGACGCCTACGACATCCCGAAGCCCAAGGACACCGAACTGATCGTGCCGACGCTGCTGTTCGTGCCTTGTCTGGGCTACAGCGCTGGCGGCTACCGGCTGGGCTACGGCGGCGGCTTCTACGACCGTACGCTTGCATCGCTCGAGCCGCGGCCCTTCACGGTGGGCCTGGGTTTCACGAACGGCTTCCTCGACGACCTGGAGACCGAGGCCCACGACATGCCGCTGGACGCCATCCTGAACGACAACGGCGTCGTCTGGCCTGTGGGCTGA
- a CDS encoding MgtC/SapB family protein, with protein sequence MAWVDEVLDTVAAEFSDAGDVAQFTRIVIRLTFASVLGFALGFEREQQGKAAGVRTHMLVAVGSALFVLIPQQTGIVPADMSRVIQGLVAGVGFLCAGTILKHGRDEQQVQGLTTAAGLWMTAAIGMACGLGRETTAILSTLLALAVLMLVPRAVALLERVVGPRQAPPENAADDRAPPR encoded by the coding sequence ATGGCCTGGGTGGACGAGGTGCTCGACACCGTCGCGGCCGAATTCTCGGACGCCGGCGATGTCGCCCAGTTCACCCGCATCGTGATTCGACTCACGTTCGCGAGCGTGCTCGGATTTGCGCTCGGCTTCGAGCGCGAGCAGCAGGGCAAGGCGGCCGGCGTGCGCACCCACATGCTGGTGGCAGTAGGCTCGGCGCTGTTCGTGCTGATCCCGCAGCAGACCGGCATCGTGCCGGCCGACATGAGCCGCGTGATCCAGGGGCTGGTGGCGGGCGTCGGCTTCCTTTGCGCAGGCACCATCCTCAAGCATGGCCGCGATGAGCAGCAGGTGCAGGGCCTGACCACCGCTGCGGGCCTGTGGATGACCGCCGCCATCGGCATGGCCTGCGGGCTCGGCCGGGAAACGACGGCCATCCTCAGCACGCTGCTGGCGCTGGCCGTGCTGATGCTGGTGCCACGCGCGGTGGCGCTGCTCGAACGCGTCGTCGGCCCGCGGCAGGCGCCGCCCGAGAACGCCGCCGACGACCGGGCGCCGCCGCGCTGA
- the otsB gene encoding trehalose-phosphatase, whose translation MQKPPRLTPDAALFLDFDGTLVALAETPEAIEVPPALVALLTDLHGLLGGALAVVSGRQIDVLDRFLAPLRLPSAGEHGVQRRAADGHMQEQRPPDLAFVLDACNDLAGAHQGLLVERKHSAIALHYRMAPDLVDVCRDALVRLLDGQPQLELLHGKFVFEVKPAGVNKGVAIDAFMREMPFAGRVPVFAGDDTTDETGFAVVQPRGGIAIKVGSGPTQALHRLDSTLAVYEWLLEARDLLANGPSPEAQA comes from the coding sequence ATGCAGAAGCCTCCCCGCCTCACCCCCGACGCCGCCCTCTTCCTAGACTTCGATGGCACGCTGGTCGCCCTGGCCGAGACCCCTGAAGCCATCGAGGTGCCACCGGCCCTCGTGGCCCTGCTCACCGATCTGCACGGCTTGCTGGGCGGCGCGCTCGCCGTGGTCTCGGGTCGCCAGATCGACGTGCTCGACCGCTTCCTCGCGCCCTTGCGCCTGCCCTCGGCCGGCGAACACGGCGTGCAGCGCCGCGCTGCCGACGGCCACATGCAGGAGCAGCGCCCGCCCGACCTCGCCTTCGTGCTCGACGCCTGCAACGACCTCGCAGGCGCGCACCAGGGCCTGCTGGTCGAGCGCAAGCACTCGGCCATCGCGCTGCACTACCGCATGGCGCCCGACCTCGTCGATGTCTGCCGCGACGCGCTGGTCCGGCTGCTCGACGGGCAGCCGCAGCTCGAGCTGCTGCACGGCAAGTTCGTCTTCGAAGTGAAGCCCGCGGGCGTGAACAAGGGCGTCGCGATCGACGCGTTCATGCGCGAGATGCCCTTCGCCGGCCGCGTGCCGGTGTTCGCCGGCGACGACACGACCGACGAGACCGGCTTCGCGGTCGTCCAGCCGCGCGGCGGCATCGCGATCAAGGTCGGCTCCGGGCCGACGCAGGCGCTGCACCGGCTCGACTCGACGCTCGCCGTCTACGAATGGCTGCTGGAGGCGCGCGACCTGCTGGCGAATGGTCCGAGTCCGGAGGCCCAGGCATGA
- the otsA gene encoding alpha,alpha-trehalose-phosphate synthase (UDP-forming) — MSRLVVVSNRVADPRKPAAGGLAVALGESLQQSGGLWFGWSGTIVEDGPTGEGEMHKQQAGKVTLATIDLCREDHDSYYAGYSNDVLWPVFHNRLDLANFDAGFIGGYRRVNQLFARKLMPLLQEDDIIWVHDYHLIPLAAELRAMGCRQRIGFFLHIPLPPQIIMAAIPQHEWLARSLFAYDLIGFQANQDVQHFERYVINEAHGQALGDDMYRAYGQTVRCSAFPIGIDVDQFLALTHAKEAKDMYETMKREYSQRRLLLGIDRLDYSKGIPHRVRAFRELLANYPENRRSATLIQIASPTRESVDAYGDIRRELESLCGAINGDYGELDWMPVRYIHRMVARKRVPGLCRAAAVGLVTPLRDGMNLVAKEYVAAQDPADPGVLVLSRFAGAAEQMKEALLVNPYDVHGTAETVQQALQMPLDERRARHQKLLQRIRDHDVHWWRNTFLDALRQMPNVRD, encoded by the coding sequence ATGAGCCGCCTCGTCGTCGTCTCCAACCGCGTGGCCGATCCGCGCAAGCCCGCCGCCGGTGGCCTGGCCGTGGCGCTGGGCGAATCGCTGCAGCAGAGCGGCGGCCTCTGGTTCGGCTGGAGCGGCACCATCGTCGAGGACGGCCCGACCGGCGAAGGCGAGATGCACAAGCAGCAGGCCGGCAAGGTCACGCTGGCCACCATCGACCTCTGCCGCGAAGACCACGACAGCTACTACGCGGGCTACAGCAACGACGTGCTGTGGCCGGTGTTCCACAACCGCCTCGACCTGGCCAATTTCGATGCCGGCTTCATCGGCGGCTACCGGCGCGTGAACCAGCTGTTCGCGCGCAAGCTGATGCCGCTGCTGCAGGAAGACGACATCATCTGGGTGCACGACTACCACCTGATCCCGCTGGCCGCCGAGCTGCGCGCCATGGGCTGCCGCCAGCGCATCGGCTTCTTCCTGCACATCCCGCTGCCGCCGCAGATCATCATGGCGGCGATCCCGCAACACGAATGGCTGGCGCGCTCGCTCTTCGCCTACGACCTGATCGGCTTCCAGGCCAACCAGGACGTGCAGCACTTCGAGCGCTATGTGATCAACGAGGCGCATGGCCAGGCGCTGGGCGACGACATGTACCGCGCCTATGGCCAGACGGTGCGCTGCAGTGCCTTCCCCATCGGCATCGACGTGGACCAGTTCCTGGCGCTCACGCATGCCAAGGAAGCCAAGGACATGTACGAGACGATGAAGCGCGAGTATTCGCAGCGTCGTCTGCTGCTGGGCATCGACCGGCTCGACTACTCCAAGGGGATTCCGCACCGCGTGCGCGCCTTCCGCGAGCTGCTGGCGAACTACCCGGAGAACCGGCGCAGCGCGACGCTGATCCAGATCGCCTCGCCCACGCGCGAGAGCGTCGACGCCTATGGCGACATCCGGCGAGAACTGGAATCGCTGTGCGGTGCGATCAACGGTGACTACGGTGAGCTCGACTGGATGCCGGTGCGCTACATCCACCGCATGGTGGCCCGCAAGCGCGTGCCGGGCCTGTGCCGCGCGGCCGCCGTCGGGTTGGTGACGCCGCTGCGCGACGGCATGAACCTGGTGGCGAAGGAGTATGTCGCGGCCCAGGACCCGGCCGACCCCGGCGTGCTGGTGCTGTCGCGCTTCGCCGGCGCGGCCGAGCAGATGAAGGAAGCCTTGCTGGTCAACCCCTACGACGTGCACGGCACGGCCGAGACGGTCCAGCAGGCGCTGCAGATGCCGCTCGACGAACGGCGCGCGCGGCACCAGAAACTGCTGCAGCGCATCCGCGACCACGATGTGCACTGGTGGCGCAACACCTTCCTGGACGCGCTCAGGCAGATGCCGAACGTGCGCGACTGA
- a CDS encoding LysR substrate-binding domain-containing protein, whose product MQHSQTHLRTRPISAGHLRAFEAVARHLNFRAASEEMALTQSAVSRQIQSLEEEVGVALFLRHTRAVELTSAGALLLLAVQQSLPRIDGAVRQIRQSAGRKSVSLTTFASFASMWMIPRLEAFQRDNPDIDIRIDASDTAVDLDVADVDLALRYAPPENMPPDAIRLFGETLTPVASPWLIKSNPPIKSPADIARFTLIEAGDAHRTHLEWLTWRRWFEDNGQSRAQPKRWLYFNYAYQMVQAALTGQGVVLARSSLIAESLANGDLVEVLPQHRLDSPMAYWLLIGPRSAPRPEIKAFCDWLREQAAVTRETIGEVPDPDTVDHLD is encoded by the coding sequence ATGCAGCACTCCCAGACCCACCTGCGCACCCGGCCGATCTCGGCCGGCCACCTGCGCGCCTTCGAGGCGGTGGCACGGCACCTCAATTTCCGGGCGGCGTCCGAGGAGATGGCGCTCACGCAGTCGGCGGTGAGCCGGCAGATCCAGTCGCTGGAGGAAGAGGTGGGCGTGGCGCTGTTCCTGCGCCATACGCGCGCGGTCGAACTGACCAGCGCCGGGGCGCTGCTGCTGCTGGCGGTGCAGCAGTCGCTGCCGCGCATCGACGGCGCGGTGCGGCAGATCCGCCAGAGCGCCGGTCGCAAGAGCGTGTCGCTCACCACCTTCGCGTCCTTCGCGTCGATGTGGATGATCCCGCGGCTCGAAGCCTTCCAGCGCGACAACCCGGACATCGACATCCGCATCGACGCCAGCGACACGGCCGTGGACCTCGACGTGGCCGATGTCGACCTCGCCCTGCGCTACGCCCCACCCGAGAACATGCCGCCGGACGCCATCCGCCTGTTCGGCGAGACCCTCACGCCGGTGGCCAGCCCCTGGCTCATCAAGAGCAATCCGCCGATCAAGTCCCCGGCCGACATCGCCCGCTTCACGCTGATCGAGGCCGGCGATGCCCACCGCACCCACCTCGAATGGCTGACCTGGCGCCGCTGGTTCGAGGACAACGGCCAGAGCCGTGCCCAGCCCAAGCGCTGGCTCTACTTCAACTATGCCTACCAGATGGTGCAGGCCGCCCTCACCGGCCAGGGCGTGGTGCTGGCGCGCAGCTCGCTCATCGCCGAGAGCCTGGCCAATGGCGACCTGGTCGAGGTGCTGCCGCAGCACCGCCTCGATTCACCGATGGCCTACTGGCTGCTGATCGGCCCGCGCAGCGCGCCGCGCCCGGAGATCAAGGCCTTCTGCGACTGGCTGCGCGAACAGGCCGCCGTCACGCGCGAGACCATCGGCGAGGTGCCCGACCCGGACACGGTCGACCACCTGGACTGA
- a CDS encoding multifunctional CCA addition/repair protein, whose product MNTFLVGGAIRDALLGRPGSDRDWVVVGATPAQMEASGYLPVGRDFPVFLHPQTREEYALARTERKSAPGYRGFVVHAAPDVTLEQDLARRDLTINAIALPAERADDVPIDASALVDPYHGQRDLRQKVLRHVTDAFREDPVRILRVARFAARFADFSIAPETQALMREMVADGEVDALVPERVWQELARGLMEARPSRMVEVLRDCGALKVLLPEVDRLWGVPQPEAHHPEVDTGVHLMMVLDMAARLEAPLPVRFACLAHDLGKGTTRADELPRHIGHEQRSAKLLQAVCERWRIPVELRELAEVVAREHGNIHRSAGLGAAALMRLLERCDALRKPQRFAQVLLACECDARGRLGFEDRSYPQRERLQRVLDAALAVPTRPIAEAAALRGATGPKIGEAVSRARTEAVAALLGEAG is encoded by the coding sequence ATGAACACATTTCTGGTCGGCGGTGCGATCCGCGATGCCCTGCTCGGGCGGCCGGGCAGCGACCGCGACTGGGTCGTCGTCGGCGCGACGCCGGCCCAGATGGAGGCGAGCGGCTACCTGCCCGTGGGCCGCGATTTCCCTGTCTTCCTGCACCCGCAGACGCGCGAGGAATACGCCTTGGCCCGCACCGAGCGCAAGAGCGCCCCGGGCTACCGCGGCTTCGTCGTGCACGCCGCGCCCGACGTCACGCTCGAGCAGGACCTGGCCCGCCGCGACCTGACGATCAACGCCATCGCCCTGCCCGCCGAGCGCGCGGACGATGTGCCGATCGACGCATCGGCGCTGGTCGACCCGTACCACGGGCAACGCGACCTGCGGCAGAAGGTGCTGCGCCATGTCACCGACGCTTTTCGCGAAGACCCGGTGCGCATCCTGCGGGTCGCGCGCTTCGCCGCGCGCTTCGCCGACTTCTCGATCGCGCCCGAGACGCAGGCGCTCATGCGCGAGATGGTGGCCGACGGCGAGGTCGACGCGCTGGTGCCCGAGCGCGTCTGGCAGGAGCTGGCGCGCGGCCTCATGGAGGCACGCCCGTCGCGCATGGTCGAGGTGCTGCGCGACTGCGGCGCACTCAAGGTCCTGCTGCCCGAGGTCGACCGCCTCTGGGGCGTGCCCCAGCCCGAAGCACACCACCCCGAGGTCGACACCGGCGTTCACCTGATGATGGTGCTCGACATGGCGGCGCGCCTGGAGGCGCCGCTGCCGGTGCGCTTCGCCTGCCTGGCGCACGACCTGGGCAAGGGCACGACCCGTGCCGACGAACTGCCGCGCCACATCGGCCACGAGCAGCGCAGTGCGAAGCTGCTGCAGGCCGTGTGCGAACGCTGGCGCATCCCGGTCGAACTGCGCGAACTGGCCGAGGTGGTGGCGCGCGAGCACGGCAACATCCACCGCAGCGCGGGCCTGGGCGCCGCCGCGCTGATGCGCCTGCTGGAGCGTTGCGACGCCCTGCGGAAGCCGCAGCGCTTCGCCCAGGTGCTGCTGGCCTGCGAATGCGACGCCCGCGGCCGGCTCGGCTTCGAGGACCGGTCGTATCCGCAGCGCGAACGCCTGCAGCGCGTGCTCGATGCCGCGCTGGCCGTGCCGACCCGGCCCATCGCCGAAGCGGCGGCGCTGCGCGGCGCCACCGGACCCAAGATCGGCGAGGCCGTGAGCCGCGCGCGCACCGAGGCCGTAGCGGCACTGCTGGGCGAGGCGGGCTGA
- a CDS encoding glutathione S-transferase family protein: protein MLKLYIGNKNYSSWSMRPWVLMTQAGIPFEEVMVRFGTDFSSPDSAFKKTVRPINPAGTVPFLVDGDIVVSDTLAIAEYLAESFPGKALWPTDKARRAQARSACAEMHAGFRAIRNHCGMNIEADLAPQGRLLMRDRSDVRADLARLVALWDGLLAQHGGPMLFGDFSIADAYFAPVCSRLKTYALPVPPTIAAYVERVHAVPAVKAWTDAARVEHAFVVEDEPYRLAP, encoded by the coding sequence ATGCTCAAGCTCTACATCGGCAACAAGAACTACTCGTCCTGGTCTATGCGCCCGTGGGTGCTCATGACGCAGGCCGGCATTCCGTTCGAGGAAGTCATGGTGCGTTTCGGCACCGACTTTTCCAGCCCCGACTCCGCGTTCAAGAAGACCGTGCGGCCGATCAACCCCGCGGGCACGGTGCCGTTCCTGGTCGATGGCGACATCGTCGTATCCGACACACTGGCCATCGCCGAATACCTGGCGGAGTCCTTCCCCGGGAAGGCGCTGTGGCCCACCGACAAGGCCCGGCGCGCCCAGGCGCGCAGTGCCTGCGCCGAGATGCACGCCGGCTTCCGCGCGATCCGCAACCACTGTGGCATGAACATCGAAGCCGACCTCGCACCCCAGGGCCGATTGCTGATGCGCGACCGCAGCGACGTGCGCGCCGATCTGGCGCGGCTGGTCGCGTTGTGGGACGGCCTGCTGGCGCAGCACGGCGGCCCGATGCTGTTCGGAGACTTCAGCATCGCCGATGCGTACTTCGCACCCGTGTGCTCGCGCCTGAAGACCTATGCGCTGCCAGTGCCGCCGACCATCGCTGCCTATGTCGAGCGCGTGCATGCGGTGCCGGCCGTGAAGGCCTGGACCGATGCAGCGCGCGTCGAGCACGCTTTCGTCGTCGAGGACGAGCCCTATCGGCTCGCGCCCTGA
- a CDS encoding OmpW/AlkL family protein, whose protein sequence is MKKSIYLLAALAALGCASASAQQAGSWQLGGGWLHFAPQDSSEPLSFTSPVRRTVPGSGAGVGNADTLGLNATYFVDGHWATQLELGIPPKFKLDGEGSLGRLGEIGTARQWSPTLLAKYYFNDSNATWRPYAGIGGTYVFYRSVELSQSLQGALASQIGAPAALTRTTADLKSSFAPVFNLGMAYKLDKNWGLAFSVSYIPLKTKATLTTSVAGRNVATSETRLKLNPIVSYVGLTYTF, encoded by the coding sequence ATGAAGAAGTCGATCTATTTGCTGGCCGCCTTGGCGGCGCTGGGCTGCGCAAGCGCATCCGCGCAGCAGGCGGGTTCTTGGCAGCTCGGTGGGGGATGGCTTCACTTCGCTCCGCAAGACTCCAGCGAACCTCTGAGCTTCACTTCTCCGGTGCGCCGGACAGTGCCAGGCTCCGGCGCTGGCGTCGGCAATGCCGACACGCTGGGGCTGAATGCCACGTACTTCGTCGATGGTCACTGGGCCACCCAACTGGAACTCGGCATCCCGCCCAAGTTCAAGCTGGATGGCGAGGGCTCGCTGGGCCGGTTGGGCGAGATCGGCACGGCGCGCCAGTGGAGTCCGACCTTGCTCGCCAAGTACTACTTCAACGACAGCAACGCGACCTGGCGTCCTTATGCGGGCATCGGCGGGACCTACGTGTTCTACCGCAGCGTCGAACTGTCGCAGAGCCTGCAGGGAGCACTCGCCAGCCAGATCGGCGCACCGGCCGCGTTGACCCGTACGACCGCCGACCTCAAGAGTTCCTTCGCACCGGTGTTCAATCTCGGGATGGCCTACAAGCTCGACAAGAACTGGGGCCTGGCCTTCTCGGTGTCGTACATCCCGCTGAAGACCAAGGCGACGCTGACCACGTCGGTGGCCGGGCGCAATGTGGCGACCAGCGAGACACGCCTGAAGCTCAACCCGATCGTTTCCTACGTGGGTCTGACCTACACCTTCTGA
- a CDS encoding lytic transglycosylase domain-containing protein — protein sequence MQVPGILAPRRHLLGAIALTLAALLQPACAQNTNDDVIVQMKQAFQRGDKARLAALLPQARGHALEPWAAYWELKARLNEASSREVQDFLARYAGTYQEDRLRNDWLLLLGQRRDWDGFADMYAGFRMRDDAQVQCYATLVDVLKTGAATKAQVESVRDTWLRQRDADDGCLTAADRLIASRLLTPETAWKKARLAIEANRPQAARAAITLAAPDALPTFDQVNASAAKFLGNAIIAASRARKEMVVLALIKVAMADPDQAAGQLEGKWAPMLTAEERNWLWGTIGRQAATKLSPQANVYFANVTKNSDLSDDMLGWKVRAALRAAQWKDVNASILAMSEVAQDDPTWVYWRARALTAMGGDERKAQARTLLETIAGTRGFYELLALEDLGQRAMVPTKPDPLTAEEKQAARNNPSLARGLYAIAIGLRPEGVREWNYATNLHDKGGMGDRELLAAADFACQREVWDRCINTSERTKGAIDIEQRFPMPFHDTVLRKSQDIGLDPAYVYGLIRQESRFIMDARSGVGASGLMQVMPATAKWTANKIGLAGFTPNQINDRETNITIGTNYLKLALDDFDGSMALAAAAYNAGPGRPRNWRNGPVLDAAIWAENVPFNETRDYVKKVLANTTNYAAIISGQPQSLKSRLGRIGPRDAAEPEPNRDLP from the coding sequence ATGCAAGTTCCTGGCATTTTGGCACCCCGGCGCCACCTCCTCGGCGCAATCGCCCTCACGCTCGCTGCGCTGCTCCAGCCCGCCTGCGCGCAGAACACGAACGACGACGTGATCGTCCAGATGAAACAGGCCTTCCAGCGCGGCGACAAGGCGCGCCTGGCGGCCCTGCTGCCCCAGGCCCGCGGCCATGCGCTCGAACCCTGGGCCGCCTACTGGGAACTCAAGGCGCGGCTCAACGAGGCCAGTTCGCGCGAGGTGCAGGACTTCCTCGCGCGCTACGCCGGCACCTACCAGGAAGACCGCCTGCGCAACGACTGGCTGCTGCTGCTCGGCCAGCGCCGCGACTGGGACGGCTTCGCCGACATGTACGCCGGCTTTCGCATGCGCGACGACGCGCAGGTGCAGTGCTACGCGACGCTGGTCGACGTCCTCAAGACCGGCGCGGCCACCAAGGCGCAGGTCGAATCGGTGCGTGACACCTGGCTGCGCCAGCGCGACGCCGACGACGGCTGCCTGACCGCGGCCGACCGGCTGATCGCCTCCCGCCTGTTGACGCCCGAGACGGCGTGGAAGAAGGCCCGCCTGGCGATCGAGGCCAACCGGCCACAGGCCGCGCGCGCCGCCATCACGCTGGCCGCACCGGATGCGCTGCCCACGTTCGATCAGGTCAACGCCAGCGCCGCGAAGTTCCTGGGCAACGCGATCATCGCCGCGTCGCGTGCCCGCAAGGAAATGGTGGTGCTCGCCCTCATCAAGGTCGCCATGGCCGACCCCGACCAGGCCGCCGGCCAGCTCGAGGGCAAGTGGGCGCCGATGCTCACCGCCGAGGAGCGCAACTGGCTGTGGGGCACCATCGGCCGCCAGGCCGCGACCAAGCTCTCGCCGCAAGCCAACGTCTATTTCGCGAACGTCACGAAGAACAGCGACCTGTCCGACGACATGCTCGGCTGGAAGGTGCGCGCCGCCCTGCGCGCCGCCCAGTGGAAGGACGTGAACGCCTCCATCTTGGCCATGAGCGAGGTTGCGCAGGACGACCCGACCTGGGTCTACTGGCGCGCCCGCGCACTCACCGCCATGGGCGGCGACGAACGCAAGGCGCAAGCGCGCACCCTGCTCGAGACCATCGCCGGTACCCGCGGCTTCTACGAGCTGCTGGCCTTGGAAGACCTGGGCCAGCGCGCCATGGTGCCGACCAAGCCCGATCCGCTCACGGCCGAGGAAAAGCAGGCGGCGCGCAACAACCCGTCGCTCGCACGCGGCCTGTACGCCATCGCGATCGGCCTGCGGCCCGAGGGCGTGCGCGAGTGGAACTACGCCACCAACCTGCACGACAAGGGCGGGATGGGCGACCGCGAACTGCTCGCCGCCGCCGACTTCGCCTGCCAGCGCGAGGTGTGGGACCGCTGCATCAACACCAGCGAACGCACCAAGGGCGCGATCGACATCGAGCAGCGCTTCCCGATGCCCTTCCACGACACGGTGTTGCGCAAGAGCCAGGACATCGGCCTCGATCCGGCCTACGTCTACGGGCTGATCCGCCAGGAAAGCCGCTTCATCATGGACGCGCGCTCGGGTGTCGGCGCCTCCGGCCTGATGCAGGTGATGCCGGCCACGGCGAAGTGGACCGCCAACAAGATCGGCCTCGCGGGCTTCACGCCCAACCAGATCAACGACCGCGAAACCAACATCACGATCGGCACCAACTACCTCAAGCTCGCGCTCGACGACTTCGATGGCTCCATGGCCCTCGCCGCCGCCGCCTACAACGCCGGCCCGGGCCGGCCGCGCAACTGGCGCAACGGGCCGGTGCTCGACGCGGCCATCTGGGCGGAGAACGTGCCCTTCAACGAAACCCGCGACTACGTGAAGAAGGTGCTGGCCAACACCACCAACTACGCCGCCATCATCAGCGGACAGCCGCAGTCGCTCAAAAGCCGGCTCGGCCGCATCGGCCCGCGTGACGCCGCCGAGCCCGAACCCAACAGGGACCTGCCCTGA
- a CDS encoding Crp/Fnr family transcriptional regulator — MRGNAAFLPISTEELKAIEAFRIGTRRVEAGGTVIEEHSRSPHLYTLYTGWAFRYKSLSDGRRQILSFLLPGDFIGLQDEFAEGQTHGVEAASDATFCVFERDRLWDLFHAQPKLGYDITWLAAREEKMIDDNLVTTGRRNAGERVAMLLMHLYRRAERVGMVRDGWVPFPFNQQHIADALGLSLVHTNKTLRRLQRMGLHKIDGGWLRILEPHALEALGDYFERPLRLVPLI; from the coding sequence CTGCGCGGCAACGCGGCCTTCCTGCCGATCTCGACCGAGGAATTGAAGGCGATCGAGGCCTTCAGGATCGGCACCCGTCGTGTCGAGGCGGGCGGCACGGTCATCGAGGAGCATTCGCGCAGTCCCCATCTCTACACCCTCTACACCGGATGGGCCTTCCGCTACAAGTCGCTGAGCGATGGCCGGCGCCAGATCCTCAGTTTCCTGCTGCCGGGCGACTTCATCGGGTTGCAGGACGAATTCGCGGAGGGGCAGACACACGGGGTCGAGGCCGCATCGGACGCGACCTTCTGCGTGTTCGAGCGCGACCGGCTCTGGGACCTGTTCCACGCGCAGCCCAAGCTGGGCTACGACATCACCTGGCTGGCCGCGCGTGAAGAGAAGATGATCGACGACAACCTCGTCACCACCGGCCGGCGCAACGCCGGCGAACGGGTGGCGATGCTGCTGATGCACCTCTACCGACGGGCGGAGCGCGTGGGCATGGTGCGCGACGGCTGGGTCCCGTTCCCGTTCAACCAGCAGCACATCGCCGATGCCCTGGGGCTGTCGCTGGTGCACACCAACAAGACGCTGCGGCGGTTGCAGCGCATGGGGCTGCACAAGATCGACGGTGGCTGGCTGCGTATCCTCGAGCCGCATGCGCTCGAGGCGCTGGGTGACTATTTCGAGCGGCCTTTGCGACTTGTGCCACTGATCTGA
- a CDS encoding BLUF domain-containing protein has protein sequence MPAPAFLELLYVSVLAPHQRPTVVGQIVAQARTRNAERGITGLLVFDGIHFCQHIEGLPEAVTPLMDRIRQDARHEGVQVLYEGPRDERRYHRFDLGFAQSDEPHDMAGIHALEGPAALERFLALRPSFDVNG, from the coding sequence ATGCCTGCACCCGCTTTTCTCGAACTTCTCTACGTCAGCGTCCTCGCCCCTCACCAGCGGCCCACCGTGGTCGGCCAGATCGTCGCCCAGGCGCGCACGCGCAATGCCGAGCGGGGCATCACCGGACTGCTGGTGTTCGACGGCATCCACTTCTGTCAACACATCGAGGGTCTGCCCGAAGCGGTGACCCCGCTGATGGACCGGATTCGGCAGGACGCGCGGCACGAGGGCGTGCAGGTGCTGTACGAAGGCCCGCGCGACGAGCGCCGCTACCACCGTTTCGACCTGGGTTTTGCGCAGAGCGACGAGCCGCACGACATGGCAGGCATCCATGCGCTCGAGGGCCCGGCCGCGCTGGAGCGCTTTCTGGCGCTGCGTCCGAGCTTCGACGTCAACGGCTGA